One genomic region from Sander lucioperca isolate FBNREF2018 chromosome 3, SLUC_FBN_1.2, whole genome shotgun sequence encodes:
- the sinhcafl gene encoding SIN3-HDAC complex associated factor, like isoform X2 has product MFGFHKSKIYRSNDGCCICKTKSSSSRFTDSSRYEETFGLCFGLSEDRVGDICNACVLLVKRWKKLPNGSKKNWNHVVDARAGPGFKMTKPKKIKNSDGKKKSKLKKLHKLKRQNSDAHSTTSSVSPAQSPSYSNLSDDGSDIESKQRRPTPSIFSFLDRLYWKRQKVCCGIVYKGRFGEVIIDPRLFKPCCSSKKLASTQVAAHLPDTLPPQLPEDMKETW; this is encoded by the exons ATGTTTGGCTTTCACAAGTCAAAGATCTACCGGAGTAACGACGGCTGTTGCATCTGCAAGACCAAGTCATCCAGTTCACGCTTCACAGACAGCAGTCGATATGAAGAGACATTCGGGCTCTGTTTTGG gttgtcAGAAGATCGTGTTGGAGACATTTGCAATGCCTGTGTGTTACTGGTGAAGAGGTGGAAGAAGCTACCTAATGGCTCCAAGAAGAACTGGAACCAC GTGGTGGATGCCAGAGCTGGTCCAGGCTTCAAGATGACAAAGCCCAAGAAGATCAAGAACAGTGATGGGAAGAAGAAAAGCAAGCTAAAGAAGCTTCACAAGTTAAAGAGACAAA ACTCCGATGCCCACAGCACGACCTCCAGTGTGTCTCCTGCACAGTCCCCCAGTTACAGCAACCTGTCAGATGATGGCTCAGACATCGAGTCCAAACAAAGACGCCCGACTCCCTCCATCTTCTCTTTCCTGGACCGTTTGTACTGGAAAAG GCAAAAGGTGTGCTGTGGGATTGTCTATAAGGGGCGGTTTGGAGAGGTGATTATTGATCCTCGACTCTTCAAGCCTTGCTGCAGTTCCAAAAAACTGGCGTCCACACAAGTGGCCGCACACCTTCCAGACACACTTCCTCCACAACTcccagaagacatgaaagaaaCCTGGTGA
- the sinhcafl gene encoding SIN3-HDAC complex associated factor, like isoform X1, with the protein MFGFHKSKIYRSNDGCCICKTKSSSSRFTDSSRYEETFGLCFGLSEDRVGDICNACVLLVKRWKKLPNGSKKNWNHVVDARAGPGFKMTKPKKIKNSDGKKKSKLKKLHKLKRQTDSDAHSTTSSVSPAQSPSYSNLSDDGSDIESKQRRPTPSIFSFLDRLYWKRQKVCCGIVYKGRFGEVIIDPRLFKPCCSSKKLASTQVAAHLPDTLPPQLPEDMKETW; encoded by the exons ATGTTTGGCTTTCACAAGTCAAAGATCTACCGGAGTAACGACGGCTGTTGCATCTGCAAGACCAAGTCATCCAGTTCACGCTTCACAGACAGCAGTCGATATGAAGAGACATTCGGGCTCTGTTTTGG gttgtcAGAAGATCGTGTTGGAGACATTTGCAATGCCTGTGTGTTACTGGTGAAGAGGTGGAAGAAGCTACCTAATGGCTCCAAGAAGAACTGGAACCAC GTGGTGGATGCCAGAGCTGGTCCAGGCTTCAAGATGACAAAGCCCAAGAAGATCAAGAACAGTGATGGGAAGAAGAAAAGCAAGCTAAAGAAGCTTCACAAGTTAAAGAGACAAA caGACTCCGATGCCCACAGCACGACCTCCAGTGTGTCTCCTGCACAGTCCCCCAGTTACAGCAACCTGTCAGATGATGGCTCAGACATCGAGTCCAAACAAAGACGCCCGACTCCCTCCATCTTCTCTTTCCTGGACCGTTTGTACTGGAAAAG GCAAAAGGTGTGCTGTGGGATTGTCTATAAGGGGCGGTTTGGAGAGGTGATTATTGATCCTCGACTCTTCAAGCCTTGCTGCAGTTCCAAAAAACTGGCGTCCACACAAGTGGCCGCACACCTTCCAGACACACTTCCTCCACAACTcccagaagacatgaaagaaaCCTGGTGA